A single genomic interval of Spinacia oleracea cultivar Varoflay chromosome 6, BTI_SOV_V1, whole genome shotgun sequence harbors:
- the LOC110793309 gene encoding auxin-responsive protein IAA9, whose amino-acid sequence MSPPLMGVEGGGESNDHTLVPSLASVDSGLKEHNYFGLSDCSSVDSSNVSGLSEDNKDSLNFKATELRLGLPGSQSPERDSNLCLLSTSILDEKSLFPLTPLKDGISSSSQKTAVSGSKRGYCDTEANWTFKSQGHDSDAPKPGVQVKVPTIDGMNSMLSPRPAAPQAPPQSGVSQAPPKAVGELPCSNSGNRAPAAKAQVVGWPPIRSFRKNTLATTAKSNDPLFIKVSMDGAPYLRKVDLRTYAAYQELSSGLEKMFSCFTLGQCGSNMTETKLRDLLHGSEYVLTYEDKDGDWMLVGDVPWEMFIETCKRLKIMKGSDAIGLAPRVMEKSKIRN is encoded by the exons ATGTCTCCCCCATTAATGGGTGTTGAGGGGGGAGGGGAAAGCAATGATCATACACTGGTGCCTTCTCTGGCGAGTGTGGATTCAGGACTAAAAGAGCACAACTATTTCGGGCTGTCGGACTGTTCTTCTGTTGACAGCTCGAATGTATCGGGTTTGTCTGAGGACAATAAGGACAGTCTGAACTTTAAGGCTACTGAGCTAAGGCTTGGACTTCCCGGGTCTCAGTCTCCTGAAAGAGACTCGAATCTCTGCCTGTTAAGTACCTCGATACTCGACGAGAAGTCGTTGTTCCCTTTAACTCCTTTGAAGGATGGGATATCCTCATCTTCACAAAAGACTGCTGTCTCTGGAAGTAAAAGAGGCTACTGTGATACTGAAGCTAATTGGACCTTTAAGTCACAAGGGCATGATTCTGATGCTCCTAAACCAGGTGTTCAGGTGAAGGTTCCAACTATTGATGGCATGAATTCGATGTTATCACCGAGGCCTGCGGCCCCACAAGCCCCACCCCAGAGCGGAGTCTCACAAGCCCCTCCAAAGGCCGTGGGGGAACTGCCGTGTTCTAACAGTGGAAATAGAGCTCCGGCTGCTAA GGCACAAGTTGTAGGTTGGCCTCCTATTAGATCTTTCCGTAAAAATACGTTGGCCACCACTGCGAAGAGTAATGATCCTCTTTTTATCAAGGTTAGCATGGATGGTGCTCCCTATCTGAGGAAGGTTGATCTCAGAACTTATGCTGCTTACCAAGAACTTTCCTCTGGTCTTGAGAAGATGTTTAGTTGCTTCACACTAG GTCAATGTGGATCAAACATGACTGAAACAAAATTGAGGGATCTCTTGCATGGATCAGAATACGTTCTCACCTATGAGGACAAGGATGGTGACTGGATGCTTGTTGGAGATGTCCCATGGGA GATGTTC